A genome region from Thermomonospora amylolytica includes the following:
- a CDS encoding lipopolysaccharide biosynthesis protein: MTVTGKQQPARGRADLRSLARGGTLNMAGAAVTAAAQFLAVAAVTRGFSPREAGIFFAATTVFLVGLALARLGTDIGLVYHIARARALDATGRAAAFVRTAVPPVLVAATLTGAVLWAFAPRLAAWSVDGDPGHFVGYLRVLAIFLPIAAMSDTALAATRGFREMRPTVLVESIGRQTIQLTALVAVSLAGSGALLGLAWAGPYAFTAVAAALWLRAMLRRHTADAPPSASAGTGREFWGYTWPRAVAALAQLILLRFDIVLVAALLGPVEAAVYTAATRYILVGQIGNQALGQAVAPQLSEVLARGDRRAAADLYQTATAWLVLITWPLYLMLASFAPFALRLFGDGYETGADVVLVLSLTMLFATICGQVDTVLIMAGRTTWNLANIVTAMTVNIVADLILIPRIGIVGAAAGWAIALVVKNVVPLAQIAFALRLHPFGRGTLTAAALAALSFGLLPLAVRLTAGDGFAAVLAAGATGLVLYAAGCRWRRDALKLRELRRARRGGNRPEPAS; the protein is encoded by the coding sequence ATGACGGTCACCGGCAAGCAGCAGCCCGCCCGGGGCCGTGCCGACCTGCGGTCGCTGGCGCGCGGCGGCACCCTCAACATGGCCGGCGCCGCCGTCACCGCGGCCGCCCAGTTCCTGGCGGTCGCGGCGGTCACCCGCGGGTTCTCCCCACGGGAGGCGGGGATCTTCTTCGCCGCCACCACGGTGTTCCTGGTGGGGCTGGCGCTGGCCCGCCTGGGCACCGACATCGGCCTCGTCTACCACATCGCCCGTGCCCGGGCCCTGGACGCGACGGGGCGGGCGGCGGCGTTCGTCCGCACGGCCGTCCCGCCGGTGCTGGTGGCGGCGACGCTGACCGGGGCGGTGCTGTGGGCGTTCGCGCCGCGGCTGGCCGCGTGGTCGGTGGACGGGGACCCGGGGCACTTCGTCGGCTACCTGCGGGTGCTGGCGATCTTCCTGCCGATCGCGGCGATGTCGGACACGGCGCTGGCGGCCACCCGGGGGTTCCGGGAAATGCGGCCGACGGTGCTGGTGGAGAGCATCGGCCGGCAGACGATCCAGCTCACCGCCCTGGTCGCGGTGTCCCTCGCGGGCAGCGGCGCGCTGCTGGGGCTGGCGTGGGCGGGGCCGTACGCGTTCACGGCGGTGGCGGCGGCGCTGTGGCTGCGGGCGATGCTGCGGCGGCACACCGCCGACGCGCCGCCCTCGGCGTCCGCGGGGACGGGGCGGGAGTTCTGGGGCTACACCTGGCCGCGCGCGGTGGCGGCGCTCGCCCAGCTGATCCTGCTGCGGTTCGACATCGTGCTGGTCGCGGCGCTGCTCGGACCGGTGGAGGCCGCCGTCTACACCGCCGCGACCCGCTACATCCTGGTCGGCCAGATCGGCAACCAGGCCCTCGGGCAGGCGGTCGCCCCGCAACTGTCGGAGGTGCTGGCGCGCGGGGACCGGCGGGCCGCCGCCGACCTCTACCAGACCGCCACCGCCTGGCTGGTGCTGATCACCTGGCCGCTGTACCTGATGCTGGCGTCGTTCGCGCCGTTCGCGCTGCGGCTGTTCGGCGACGGGTACGAGACCGGCGCGGACGTGGTGCTGGTGCTGTCGCTGACGATGCTGTTCGCCACCATCTGCGGGCAGGTCGACACGGTGCTGATCATGGCCGGGAGGACCACCTGGAACCTGGCCAACATCGTCACCGCGATGACCGTCAACATCGTCGCCGACCTGATCCTCATCCCCCGGATCGGGATCGTCGGCGCGGCGGCCGGCTGGGCGATCGCGCTGGTGGTCAAGAATGTCGTGCCGCTCGCCCAGATCGCGTTCGCGCTGCGGCTGCACCCGTTCGGCCGCGGCACCCTCACCGCCGCCGCCCTCGCCGCGCTGTCCTTCGGGCTGCTGCCGCTGGCGGTGCGGCTGACCGCCGGGGACGGCTTCGCGGCCGTGCTGGCGGCGGGCGCGACCGGTCTGGTCCTGTACGCGGCGGGCTGCCGGTGGCGGCGCGACGCGCTGAAGCTGCGGGAGCTGCGCCGGGCCCGCCGGGGCGGAAACCGGCCAGAACCCGCATCCTGA
- a CDS encoding sulfotransferase family protein, with product MADSLPIARPLKDAARRGVRTIGRLTHEARMTPDFLIVGAQRCGTTSLFRYLREHPAILRDRLDKGVHYFDMHYDRGMAWYRGHFPLTATARMVQRRVGVRPQTFEASPFYMFHPLGPERIARDLPGVKLIAMVRDPVERAFSAHAQEVRRGFETEPFERALELEEARLAGEVEKMLADPHYLSFSVQHHAYRARGRYVEQLERMERLFGRDRIHVIDSHELSANPEAVYDRLLEFLGLPNLGYPTFERHNAAPRPAPMPESVRRELTEHFEPYDARLADWLGREPSWR from the coding sequence GTGGCTGACTCCCTGCCGATCGCCCGGCCGCTCAAGGACGCCGCCCGGCGGGGCGTGCGGACCATCGGCAGACTCACCCACGAGGCGCGGATGACGCCGGACTTCCTCATCGTGGGCGCGCAGCGGTGCGGCACCACCTCCCTGTTCCGCTACCTGCGCGAGCATCCGGCGATCCTGCGGGACCGGCTCGACAAGGGCGTGCACTACTTCGACATGCACTACGACCGGGGCATGGCCTGGTACCGGGGGCACTTCCCGCTGACGGCCACCGCCCGGATGGTGCAGCGGCGGGTCGGGGTGCGGCCGCAGACGTTCGAGGCCAGCCCGTTCTACATGTTCCATCCGCTGGGGCCCGAGCGGATCGCCCGCGACCTGCCGGGGGTGAAGCTGATCGCGATGGTGCGCGACCCGGTGGAGCGCGCGTTCTCCGCCCATGCGCAGGAGGTGCGGCGCGGGTTCGAGACCGAGCCGTTCGAGCGGGCGCTGGAACTGGAGGAGGCCCGGCTGGCCGGCGAGGTCGAGAAGATGCTGGCCGACCCGCACTACCTGAGCTTCAGCGTGCAGCACCACGCCTACCGGGCGCGGGGCCGCTATGTGGAGCAGCTGGAACGCATGGAACGGCTGTTCGGCCGCGACCGCATCCACGTGATCGACAGCCACGAGCTGTCGGCGAACCCGGAGGCCGTCTACGACCGGCTGCTGGAGTTCCTCGGGCTGCCGAACCTGGGCTACCCGACGTTCGAACGGCACAACGCCGCGCCCCGTCCCGCCCCGATGCCCGAGTCGGTGCGGCGGGAGCTGACCGAGCACTTCGAGCCCTACGACGCCCGCCTGGCGGACTGGCTCGGCCGGGAGCCGTCCTGGCGATGA
- a CDS encoding glycoside hydrolase family 26 protein — protein sequence MTARRRIRAVWLLLPVLLVAAVIVAVTRESGGPDDPPADGGPRPPEHGAWFGAYVDPAGGDFSQEGLIGALADYERRIGGPLDLVRTYYPWDKDFPREIDRRVVGNGQVLMIGWGGTRLARILSGRQDGLIRERARALAGLRGPVLLAWRGEMDRPNLRDEIRTPADYVAAWRRIRRIFAEEGARNVGWVWCPTAEGFADGRAQRYYPGDDQVDWLCADGYAFPDLAPPERIFDAFTGWARGRPGKPVVIGEYGAESHDGRRADWLRAFGAYVRRNPQIKAVAYYDRHHRHSEQTMMYYSLRDDPASMAAFRDLADDPYFDPQRRRRRG from the coding sequence ATGACCGCGCGCCGCCGCATCCGCGCCGTCTGGCTGCTCCTTCCCGTGCTGCTCGTGGCGGCCGTGATCGTGGCCGTGACCCGGGAGTCCGGCGGCCCCGACGACCCGCCGGCGGACGGCGGGCCCCGGCCGCCGGAGCACGGCGCCTGGTTCGGCGCGTACGTGGACCCGGCGGGCGGCGACTTCAGCCAGGAGGGGCTGATCGGGGCGCTGGCCGACTACGAGCGGCGCATCGGCGGGCCGCTGGACCTGGTCCGCACCTACTACCCGTGGGACAAGGACTTCCCCCGCGAGATCGACCGCCGGGTCGTCGGGAACGGCCAGGTCCTGATGATCGGCTGGGGCGGCACGAGGCTGGCGAGGATCCTGTCCGGGCGGCAAGACGGGCTGATCCGGGAACGCGCCCGCGCCCTGGCCGGGCTGCGGGGCCCGGTGCTGCTGGCCTGGCGGGGCGAGATGGACCGGCCCAACCTGCGCGACGAGATCCGCACCCCGGCCGACTACGTCGCCGCCTGGCGGCGGATCCGCCGCATCTTCGCCGAGGAGGGCGCCCGGAACGTCGGCTGGGTGTGGTGCCCCACCGCCGAGGGGTTCGCCGACGGCCGGGCGCAGCGGTACTACCCGGGCGACGACCAGGTGGACTGGCTGTGCGCGGACGGGTACGCGTTCCCCGACCTGGCGCCGCCGGAGCGGATCTTCGACGCGTTCACCGGCTGGGCGCGGGGGCGGCCCGGCAAGCCCGTCGTCATCGGCGAGTACGGCGCCGAGTCCCACGACGGCCGGCGGGCGGACTGGCTGCGCGCGTTCGGCGCCTACGTCAGGCGGAATCCGCAGATCAAGGCCGTCGCCTACTACGACCGTCACCACCGGCACAGCGAGCAGACGATGATGTACTACTCGCTGCGCGACGATCCGGCATCGATGGCGGCGTTCCGTGATCTGGCCGACGACCCCTACTTCGACCCCCAGAGGAGACGACGACGTGGCTGA
- a CDS encoding PKD domain-containing protein: MLLAGSLALAGMFGLSAPAQAERLPQDRLVSPNPVDWSPNVVDGTVYAIAQVGNKVIIGGTFTQLKDAGSSTVVNRRYLAAFNATTGKLDTGFQPNVDQPVRDILAAPDGDTVYIGGNFATVGGANSKGVARINVTNGARVTTFKPAALNGQVRDLELAGGRLYVGGTFTTVGGVSRTGLATLNPETGARDDFVNLNISGLHNGGTTKVWQFAISPDQRKLVVIGNFTQVGGRLRDQFAMLDLTGDKAEVADYYTKRFEAACSTSVETYLRDVEFAPGGGYFVIATTGAYRAGLLCDTLTRWETGATGTNIQPTWVNYTGGDTLTNVALTGEAIYVGGHNRWLNNPYCGDRPCQGAVARSGIAAVNPVNGLPYSWNPGRDRGHAVEDIVPTSDGLWIGSDTDRVAGELHQKIAKFPLTGKDIRQPTPATLPGDVYAAGGVQTVNPDDNVDKRSFDGTTAGAPAAVGNGGIDWSSVRGGFMLDGTLYYGMANGELYKRTYNGQTYGAATLVNTADQLARMTTWHSEVSSITGMFFANGRIYYTKAGNSNLYYRFFEPESGIVGAEAYTASGPVTGVSWSDVQGMFKAGNKIYYASRSNNGALRSVEFTDGKPVAGTATTVATGDWRARALFVFDGVPNSAPTASFTSSCQAVKCSFDATASKDSDGQISKYAWDFGDGGTGTGAAPDHAYEQPGTYTVKLTVTDNKGETGSTTKQIQVIDTSIGYRATAGYNGNSNAPKVTVPAGVQPGDQMLLILTANNTSATAVPPPGWTQVATAGNAAMNSKVWRRTATAADAGADVTVPLSATVKTDLRLLVYRNVDGADPIAQAVSRMDGQGTVHTTGTANVTGAGRWVVSYWSDKGTTTSWTAPSVVTRRAGSGGGTTASISTLVADSAGAVPTGSYGGLAATANVTANNGLMWTIVLNPAP, from the coding sequence GTGCTGCTCGCCGGGTCGCTGGCACTGGCCGGGATGTTCGGCCTGTCGGCGCCCGCACAGGCCGAGCGGCTGCCGCAGGACCGATTGGTCAGTCCGAATCCGGTGGACTGGTCGCCCAACGTGGTGGACGGCACTGTGTACGCCATCGCCCAGGTGGGCAACAAAGTCATCATCGGCGGGACCTTCACGCAGCTCAAGGACGCCGGCAGCAGCACCGTCGTCAACCGCCGGTACCTGGCGGCCTTCAACGCCACCACCGGCAAGCTGGACACCGGCTTCCAGCCGAACGTGGACCAGCCGGTGCGCGACATCCTGGCCGCGCCGGACGGGGACACGGTCTACATCGGCGGCAACTTCGCCACCGTCGGCGGCGCGAACAGCAAGGGCGTCGCGCGGATCAACGTCACCAACGGCGCCCGGGTGACCACGTTCAAGCCCGCCGCGCTCAACGGCCAGGTCCGCGACCTGGAGCTGGCGGGCGGCCGGCTCTACGTCGGCGGCACCTTCACCACCGTGGGCGGCGTCTCCCGGACCGGGCTGGCCACCCTGAACCCCGAGACCGGCGCCCGCGACGACTTCGTCAACCTGAACATCTCCGGCCTGCACAACGGCGGCACCACCAAGGTGTGGCAGTTCGCCATCTCCCCCGACCAGCGCAAGCTGGTGGTGATCGGCAACTTCACCCAGGTCGGCGGGCGGCTGCGCGACCAGTTCGCGATGCTCGACCTGACCGGGGACAAGGCCGAGGTCGCCGACTACTACACCAAGCGGTTCGAGGCCGCCTGCTCCACCTCGGTCGAGACCTACCTGCGGGACGTGGAGTTCGCCCCCGGCGGCGGGTACTTCGTGATCGCCACCACCGGCGCCTACCGGGCCGGCCTGCTGTGCGACACGCTGACCCGCTGGGAGACGGGCGCCACCGGCACCAACATCCAGCCGACCTGGGTCAACTACACCGGCGGCGACACCCTCACCAACGTGGCGCTGACCGGCGAGGCGATCTACGTCGGCGGGCACAACCGCTGGCTGAACAACCCGTACTGCGGTGACAGGCCCTGCCAGGGCGCGGTGGCCCGGTCGGGCATCGCCGCCGTCAACCCGGTCAACGGGCTGCCCTACAGCTGGAACCCGGGCCGCGACCGCGGCCACGCCGTCGAGGACATCGTCCCCACCAGCGACGGCCTGTGGATCGGCAGCGACACCGACCGGGTGGCCGGCGAGCTGCACCAGAAGATCGCCAAGTTCCCGCTGACCGGCAAGGACATCCGCCAGCCGACGCCCGCCACGCTGCCCGGCGACGTGTACGCCGCGGGCGGGGTGCAGACCGTCAACCCCGACGACAACGTCGACAAGCGCTCCTTCGACGGCACCACCGCCGGCGCGCCCGCCGCCGTCGGCAATGGCGGGATCGACTGGTCCTCGGTCCGCGGCGGGTTCATGCTGGACGGCACGCTGTACTACGGCATGGCGAACGGCGAGCTGTACAAGCGGACCTACAACGGCCAGACCTACGGCGCCGCCACGCTGGTCAACACCGCCGACCAGCTCGCCCGGATGACCACCTGGCACTCCGAGGTCAGCTCCATCACCGGCATGTTCTTCGCCAACGGCCGGATCTACTACACCAAGGCGGGCAACTCGAACCTGTACTACCGGTTCTTCGAGCCCGAGTCCGGCATCGTCGGCGCCGAGGCCTACACCGCCTCCGGTCCCGTCACCGGGGTGAGCTGGTCCGACGTGCAGGGCATGTTCAAGGCCGGCAACAAGATCTACTACGCCAGCCGCAGCAACAACGGCGCGCTGCGCAGTGTGGAGTTCACCGACGGCAAGCCCGTCGCCGGCACCGCGACCACCGTCGCCACCGGGGACTGGCGGGCCCGCGCCCTGTTCGTCTTCGACGGGGTCCCCAACTCCGCGCCGACCGCCTCGTTCACCTCGTCCTGCCAGGCCGTCAAGTGCTCGTTCGACGCCACCGCCTCCAAGGACTCCGACGGCCAGATCAGCAAGTACGCCTGGGACTTCGGGGACGGCGGGACCGGCACCGGCGCCGCCCCCGACCACGCCTACGAGCAGCCCGGCACCTACACCGTCAAGCTCACGGTGACCGACAACAAGGGCGAGACCGGCAGCACCACCAAGCAGATCCAGGTCATCGACACCTCCATCGGCTACCGGGCCACCGCGGGCTACAACGGCAACAGCAACGCGCCCAAGGTGACCGTGCCGGCCGGGGTCCAGCCCGGTGACCAGATGCTGCTGATCCTGACGGCCAACAACACCAGCGCCACGGCGGTCCCGCCGCCGGGCTGGACCCAGGTCGCCACCGCCGGGAACGCGGCGATGAACAGCAAGGTGTGGCGCCGCACCGCCACCGCCGCCGACGCCGGCGCGGACGTGACCGTCCCGCTGAGCGCCACCGTCAAGACCGACCTGCGGCTGCTGGTCTACCGCAACGTCGACGGGGCCGACCCGATCGCGCAGGCGGTGTCGCGGATGGACGGGCAGGGCACCGTCCACACCACCGGCACGGCCAACGTGACCGGCGCGGGCCGCTGGGTGGTCTCCTACTGGTCCGACAAGGGCACGACCACCTCGTGGACCGCCCCGTCGGTGGTGACCCGCCGGGCCGGCAGCGGCGGCGGCACGACCGCCAGCATCAGCACCCTCGTCGCCGACTCCGCCGGGGCCGTCCCGACCGGGTCCTACGGCGGGCTGGCCGCGACCGCGAACGTCACCGCCAACAACGGCCTGATGTGGACGATCGTGCTGAACCCCGCCCCGTAG